From the Alteromonas sp. CI.11.F.A3 genome, the window ATCAAGGCAGCCTGTTCAGCAATGGTAATAAACTCATCGGGTGGTACGAAGCCAAGGGTGTCGTTATTCCACCTTATTAGCGCTTCCATACTGCATACTTTCATCGTGCTGAGATCAATTTTTGGTTGATACACCATCGAAAGCTCACTTTGATTGCTAGAAAGCGCTCGCTTAAGCTCGGTAGTAATAGTCAAACGCCTAACGTACTTAGCCTCAAGTTCTGGGCGATAGTGCACACACCATGCATTAGAATGAATAGCTTCGTCGGTAACAATATTAACTTTACGAAATAGCTCTTCTGAGTTGGTTGCATCCTGAGGACAAGACACCACGGCCATCGCCACCTTCACTGGGATTGAGATTAAGTTGCTTTCAACGGGCTGCTCTAAAATGTGTTTCAGTGTTTCTAATTGATTTTCGTCTAACGCCGTATCGGTAATATAGAGAATTTCTCCCCCCGCTAAACGTGCTGAAGTGCCAGGCCAGCGAAGCAAGCGCGTAGCGAGTGCCTTAAGCGTGTTGTCACCGTTGGAATAGCCATAAAGGTCGTTAGTGGTTCTAAAGCCAATAATGGTGATAGCAACAACTTGCAAGTTTACGTTTTCAGACATTTTTCCATCAAAATACCCTTCCACGTAATTTCGATTAAACAAACCGGTTAGCACATCATGTTGCGCTTGATACCGAATGTGCTTTTCTCGGTGCTGAATGCTCTCTTGCATGCTATCCACTGCCGAGGCCAGCTCACTAATTTCACGTAACTTTGATGGCTTATCTAGTGTCGCGCCGTATTCACCGCCTGCTACACGATTTACAGCTTTTACAAGGTTAGAAACGGAACTACTGACATTTCGAGCTAGTAGCATTGAGAACCCCAACGCCACCAGAACCGCAACTAGGGTTAACACGAGAATACTTAATTGTATGTTAGTAAAGGCCTGAAAGGCATCTGATACGTCTACGGCAATAGTAATACGTACAGGAAGTTCCGACATCGACACTAGGCTTACTTCACGGCTAATGTAGGTGTTTTTTTGCTTGAATGTAACATCAACCCAAGAAGGCGTGGGATCACTCGTTAAAACGGATTCTACTTGCTCTGGCGAAAGTGTTGATGCAATAGGCATATTGTCAGTGATATTGGTGATAATAATTTCAGCATCAACAAGATTTTTTAATTCTTGTAGTAATGTTTCGTCAAACTCCACACCGATAATCATGTAATAGCGTAACGTGGGAATCTCTACTTTATAGAGGTTTAATTGAATTAATGTGTCGTTAATAAGGAAAAAGCCGCTTTCGTAGCCTTTCGCAACCAACGCTGTACTAGCTTCTAAGGTTTCCCCTGGCTTAAACAGAGCACTATGAGATGCAACAATGGTGTGGTCTAAATTCACTAATGCAATGACATCGGAATTGATGCGCGACGCATAACTTTCTAATGCGGTTTGTATAGAGGGTAAATCTGCAGTTCCCACGGCTTGGCGAAAGTCGTAGGAGCGAAGTAGTACGTTAGATACATTTTTAATAATGGCTTGGCGATCTTCAATCAGCCTATGCAGTACCTTTTCAGTAACAGCGATATCTTGGCTAATATTTTGTTTTACTAAGTTGTTAGCTGACTTCCAAACCCCTGCAACAATGAGGAGTGAGGCTATAAAAATCCCGCCAAGAAGGGTTCTAAAAAGACTTTGTCGAAGTGATATTTGCAACCTACCGCTCCCAGCGCGCCGTTCTATACATAATACTTACATTCACTTTTTCTAATTGAGTTAGTAGCATAGCCCAATTACCGCAATACTAATAGTCGCTAGGTTGGCGTAATTCCTCATTTTGTAAAAAATTTACAGACACAAAAAAACCGGCTAGAAGCCGGTTTTTAAAGTTGGTGCGGAAAGCGGGACTTGAACCCGCACGAGCTATGCTCACCACCCCCTCAAGATGGCGTGTCTACCAATTCCACCACTTCCGCAAAAATCTTAATTAGGTACGTCTGAATCGTCAGACTTAGGTACGTCACCTTCGGTGATTTCAGCCTGAGGAGCATCACCCGTTGGAATGTCATTCGTCGTTGCTGCGTCTACTGCAGGCGAATCCATAACTGGAACGTCCATATCAGCTGGCGCTTGAACCGGCGCTTCAACAGCTGCTGGTACTTCTAAATTATCCCACTCGTCTTCTGCACTTTCGCGGTTTGCTGTCATCGCACCTAATGTAAGGCTGATAAAGAAGAACAAGCCTGCAAGAATGGCTGTAGTACGAGTCATGAAGTTACCAGAACCACCTGAACCGAAAACCGTATTTGAGCCGCCGCTACCAAAAGAAGCGCCCATATCTGCACCTTTACCCTGTTGAATAAGAACAAAACCAATCAACAGCAATGCAACAATTAAATATGCTACCAGTAGCACTTCGTAAACCATAATTACCTCGTCAGTTTGCCGCTTGGCAAATTGAAATAAAATCTTCTGTCTTTAAGCTGGCGCCACCAATGAGGCCACCATCTACGTCTTGTTGTGCAAACAATGTTTTAGCGTTATCTGCTTTAACACTGCCGCCGTATAAAATTCTTAACCCTTGAGCAAGCTCAGCGTCTACTTTTGCAAAGTATCCACGAATAAATTCATGTACATCTTGCGCTTGTTCAGGAGAAGCTGTCTTTCCGGTACCTATAGCCCAAACAGGCTCGTAAGCCAGTACCGATTTAGAAAGCTCTTGAACGGTTAAACCGTCAACTAATGCATCAAGTTGTTCGCCAATAAAAGACTCAACCTGACCACTTTCTCTAATATCAAGTGACTCACCCACGCAAATAATTGGGGTTAGTCCGCTTGCAATTGATTTCTTTGCTTTCTCGGCCACTAAGCTATTGCTTTCACCGTGGTCGTCTCTTCTCTCTGAGTGCCCTACTATGGCGTACTTACAACCAAGTTCACTGAGCATGTCAGCAGAAAGGTCACCCGTGTGAGCGCCATTATCAAGATGACTTACATCTTGTCCACCCAGCGCAAAGGCTTGAGCAGAAAAGGCTGAAAGATATAAAGCAGGAGGACAAATAACTACATCAACATTATCAAGTGCATTATTCTCAAATGCATCGTTGAACGTAGTGACTAGAGAACGATTACCGTTCATTTTCCAATTGCCCGCTACCAGCGGCTTTCTTTTATTGTTATTCACAATGCAGACCTTAGCCCTGTCTTAAAGCGGGCGTGATATTAACGATTTCAGTAAAAATATACAAGTATAAAACGCAAAATTAGCAGTTCTACCAACTAATTGGCGACTTTACGAACAGTTTCAGCAATATGCTCTGCCCACTTGGAAGAATGCCCTTCATTATCAGACTCTACCATAACGCGAATAAGAGGTTCAGTTCCGCTTTTACGTAATAAAACGCGGCCTTTTTTACCTAATGCAGCCTCTGCTTCTTGTTTAGCGCCTTGCACATCAGCATGGGCTAGATAATCTTGACTAGCATCTTGATAACGCACGTTCACTAAGCACTGAGGATACATATCAAAGCCATTGCTTAAATCGTGTAAATCTAAGTCTGAGCGTAACATTGCAGCGATAACTTGTAGGCCAGCAATAATGCCGTCGCCAGTTGAAGACGTGGCCAAATTAAGAATATGACCCGAGTTCTCGCCACCAATCGCCCAGCCTTTTTGCTGAAGCATTTCCATGACATAGCGATCCCCTACTTTACTTCGTGCAAAAGGAACGCCTAGCTTGCTAAAGGCAATTTCTAAACCAAGGTTGCTCATCAATGTGCCAACAACACCGCCTTGCATACGACCATTTTTAAGTGCATCGCGGGCAATCATATACACGATTTGGTCACCATCTATCACATTGCCTAAATGATCAACCATCATGATACGGTCGCCGTCACCATCTAAAGCGAAACCAAGATGTGCATTGGTTTCTTTTACTTTCTCAACGATTGCGTCCATCGAAGTGGCGCCAACGCCTTCATTAATATTTAAACCATTTGGCGCGGTACCAATTTCAACTACCGTAGCACCAAGCTCGCGCAATACGTTAGGCGCAATATGGTAAGTAGCTCCGTGGGCGCAATCTACTACTATTTTTAAACCGGTAAGAGATAAATCAGACGGGAAACTACCTTTACAAAATTCAATATAGCGGCCTGCAGCATCGTTGATTCTGGTTGCTTTTCCTAGCTTGTCAGAAGCAACACACGTCATTGGCTTATCAAGCATGTCTTCTATAGCCAGTTCAATATCATCATCTAGCTTGAAACCGTCGGCTGAGAAAAACTTAATCCCATTGTCGTAATAAGGGTTATGAGATGCGCTAATCACAATACCCGCTTCAGAACGAAACGTTTTCGTTAGGTATGCGATAGCAGGTGTAGGCATAGGACCCAGCAAACCACTATCAATACCTGCAGCCGATAAGCCTGCTTCTAAAGAAGACTCTAGCATGTAGCCAGATATACGGGTGTCTTTGCCAATAAGTACTTTATTAGTGCCTCGTCCGGCAAGCACTTTCCCTGCTGCCCAACCAAGCTTAATAACAAATTCGGGATTAATATTACTTTCGCCCACTTTACCGCGTATGCCATCAGTGCCGAAATATTTACGCTGCCCCATGAAGGTTCCTTATTCTATTGTTGTTAGCATATTAACAATGTTAACTGCGTCCGCCGTTTCCTGTACATCGTGAACGCGGATAATATGCGCACCTTGCTGTGCTGCAATTGTAGCGAGGGTAATACTTCCCGCCAAGCGTTCATCCACATTTCTGTTTAACAAATTGCCAATCATTGATTTACGAGACATACCCACTAGCACCGGATAGCCCAGCGCCATTATGCTTTGGAGGTGTTTAACCAGTGCATAGTTATGTTCAAGGGTTTTACCAAAACCGTAACCAGGATCGAACAAAATTTGCTCTTTTTTAATGCCCGCCTCAATGCACTGCGATGCCCTTGCTAATAAAAATTGTTTAACGTCAGCCACAACGTCTTTGTAATGGGGCTGTTGTTGCATATCTTTAGGCTGCCCTTGCATGTGCATTAAACACACAGGCACATTCGCATCTGCCGCTGCCGTTAGCGCACCGGGTTCTTGCAAGGCTCTTACATCATTAATTAACCCTGCCCCAGCTTGCACAGCCTGGGTCATTACCTCAGCTTTACTGGTATCTACTGAAATAATGCAATCGGTATTGGCACGCAAAGCTTCAATTACGGGAATAACACGGTCTAGTTCTTCATCAAGTGAAACTGCTGCGGCACCTGGTCGAGTCGACTCTCCGCCAACATCAATTAACGTGGCACCTTGAGATAACATCTTTTCAGCATGTTTTACCGCGTTTTCAAGGAGGGCATGTTTGCCTCCGTCAGAAAATGAGTCGGGTGTGACATTTAAGATGCCCATAACCTGCGGGCGGGATAAGTCTAATTTGTGGGAGGAGAACTGCATTTACTTACTCTTAAAATCAATCAGCCAGCACGGCCTGGTATCGGTCATTTAAAATTATTACGGCACAAATAAAAAACGCCAGAAATACTGGCGTTTTATAAACTTTTTTAGCAACGTTTAGCTTGGTAAGTCACCTGGTTTACCAACAGAAGGCTTATCAACACCATCGTTAGTAATTTCGCCTTCGCGAGTAGGCTTACCGCCACTAGGCTTGTCGCCATCAGAAGGACGACGATCATCCCAATCTGAAGGAGGACGAACTTCACGACGTTCCATCAAATCATCAACTTGCTTCGCGTCGATAGTCTCGTACTTCATTAACGCATCTTTCATGGCTTCCAAAATATCCGCGTTATCTTTTAGGATCTTTTCAGCTCGTGCGTAGTTGCGGTTGATGATGTCTTTAACTTCTTCATCAATTGCTAAAGCTGTTTGATTTGACATTCTGATTGAACCAGATGAAGAACGACCTAAGAACACTTCGCCTTCTTCTTCTGCGTAAAGCAATGGTCCCATCTTGCTCGACAAGCCCCATTGCGTCACCATTTTTCGCGCAATATCGGATGCACGCTCAATATCGTTTGAAGCACCCGTAGTTACGCCTGCTTCGCCAAGGGTCATTTCTTCAGCAATACGTCCACCATACAAACTAGAAATCATGCTTTCTAAATGCTGTTTACTGTGGCTGTACTTGTCTTGTTCTGGAAGATACATAGTTACACCCAGCGCACGACCACGAGGAATAATAGAAACCTTGTAAACAGGATCGTGTTCTGGAACCAAACGACCAACAATTGCATGCCCTGCTTCATGGTAAGCCGTGTTGGTCTTTTCTTCCTCAGTCATCACCATAGACTTACGCTCAGAGCCCATCATGATTTTATCTTTCGCTTTCTCGAACTCTTCCATCGCTACTAGACGTTTATTACCACGTGCAGCGAATAAAGCAGCTTCGTTAACTAAGTTAGCTAAGTCGGCACCGGAGAAACCTGGTGTACCACGGGCAATAACGCTTGCTTCAACGTTATCGGCCACAGGCACTTTGCGCATATGCACTTTAAGAATCTGTTCACGACCACGGATGTCAGGTAAACCAACAACCACTTGACGGTCAAAACGACCTGGACGTAACAATGCAGGGTCTAATACGTCTGGACGGTTAGTCGCGGCAATAACAATAATGCCTTCATGACCTTCAAATCCATCCATTTCAACAAGCATCTGGTTAAGTGTTTGTTCACGTTCATCATGACCACCACCTAAACCTGCGCCACGTTGACGACCTACCGCATCGATTTCATCGATGAATATGATACAAGGCGCGGCTTTTTTCGCTTGTTCGAACATGTCACGAACACGCGATGCACCAACACCCACAAACATTTCTACGAAATCTGAACCTGAAATGGTAAAGAAAGGTACTTTCGCTTCACCAGCAATCGCTTTAGCAAGCAACGTTTTACCCGTTCCAGGAGGACCTACCATCAGTACGCCTTTAGGAATTTTACCGCCTAATTTTTGGAACTTAGATGGGTCACGTAAGAAATCTACCAATTCAGACACATCTTCTTTTGCTTCGTCACAACCTGCAACATCAGCGAATGTGGTTTTGATTTGGTCTTCACCTAATAGGCGAGCTTTGCTTTTGCCAAAAGACATTGCGCCGCGACCACCGCCACCTTGCATTTGACGCATGAAGAAAATCCATACACCAATAAGCAGAAGCATTGGGAACCAAGAAATGAAGATAGATGTGAGAAATGATTGTTCTTCTGGCGGCTCACCGTAAACGCGCACATCGTTTTTAACTAAGTCAGAAACTAACTTGTCGTCAAAATACGGTACGTACGTTTGGAATGTTTCGCCTGAACGTCGGGTACCACGAATTTCGCCGCTATTATTAATGCGAACTTCACGGATGTTACCCTGCTCAGCTTCTCTTAAAAAAGTTGTGTAATCGGTCTGTGTTTTCGACGATTCACCAGGTGAAAAGCTCTGAAAAACAGACATCAACACAACGGCGATAACCAACCATAAGATTAAATTTTTTGCCATATCGCTCAATGCTACTAACCTCTAAAAATCCGAAAGAATATACTTGTGAAAGATAAAACCACGAGAGTTTCACTAACACACATAAACTTTCGCAACGAAAATCGCTTACTCAAAGCGTACTACACTTTATACCCAAGAGCCACCAAATACACCTCACGAGACCGTGATCGTGATGAATCGGGCTTACGTGTTTTTATGGTTGTGAACGAGTCACGTAATGCGCGCAGAAAGGTATCAAAGCCTTCCCCTTGAAAAACCTTGATCATAAAACCTCCACCTGGTTTCAATACTTGATGACACATATCCAGTGCCAATTCACACAAGTACATCGACCCGGCTTGATCTACTGCTGCATTTCCAGACAGGTTCGGTGCCATATCAGACAACACTATATCTACGGTGTTCCCGCCAATTCTGTTCAATAACGCATTTAAAACAGCTTCATCTCTGAAGTCACCCTGCAAAAAATCAACGCCAACGATAGAATCCATCGGTAAAATATCGCATGCGATAACTTGCCCGTTGTCTCCTACCAGTTCAGAAGCGAGTTGTGACCAGCCTCCTGGCGCAGCCCCAAGGTCCACTACTGTGTTACCCGGACTGATAAGTTTGTCTTTTTGCTGAATTTCTTCCAATTTGAAGAAGGCACGCGATCGCTTACCCTGCTTCTGCGCTTTTTGCACATAATGGTCGTTAAAATGTTCTGTTAACCAGCGTTTACTGCTGGCAGAGTGCTTCTTTTTTGTCATTCCAATACATTGTCATTAGGATTGTAGAGAAGATGGCGTTAGAATACGTTAATTCAAGCTTAAATTTATAGATTAATTGTAAGAAAATTGACTACATGAAACTTTCAAATAAACAGAAACAATTTTTAAAAGGCCTAGCGCACCCGCTAAAGCCTATCGTACAGCTAGGTTCAAACGGCCTTACTGAAGGTGTTGTTGCGGAAATCGACAATGCATTAAATTTCCATGAACTGATTAAAGTTAAAGTTCCAACTGATGATCGTGAAGAAAAATCACTCATCATGGATGCGATTGTTCGCGAAACTAAGTCAGAAAAGCTACAAGTAATTGGACATACGCTAATTCTTTACCGTCCGAGTGAAGAGCGTAAAATTCAATTGCCAAAATAAGTCATACCGTGGTGCCGGTTTTTGCCGGCACCATAGTTTTCGTACCGTATTACCGTTAATATTATGTTAATAGACATGATAATGTCGATGTGGACATAAATTAACAAAAAAATAATACGGAACCTACGCGGAAACCCTATGATAGAAACAAAGCCTATCCCCGACTCGCTTCATACTACCTATTTACAGCAAAAGCCTCTTGAAAACCGAACCGCCATAGTCACGGGTGGATGCTCTGGTCTTGGTCATGCTACTGCCATTGCGCTTCGTGCGGCTGGTGCCAATGTGTGTTTACTCGATCTTAATGAAGAAATGGGTAAACAACGTGTTGAAGAACTTGGTGCTGAACATACGCTGTTTGTTAAGGTTGATGTGAGAAGTGAAGATGACATTACCCATGCTATCGATAAGTGCATTACTCGCTTTTCCGCGCTTTCCCTGTGCGTAAACTGCGCCGGCATTGCCCCGGCTAAACGTTTATTGGACCGCGACGGCAACCCAGCCCCCTTAGGTGACTTTCAAAACACGATTGATATTAATTTAGTGGGAAGTTTTAATGTGGCGCGCCTTGTGGCTGCAGCCATGGCGAAGCAAGCCCCATTGAATGAGGAAGGCGAGCGTGGCGTTATTATTAACACTGCCTCTGTGGCAGGCTATGAAGGGCAAATTGGCCAAACTGCGTATGCAGCCAGTAAAGGCGGGATTATTGCGCTTACGCTTCCTATGGCAAGAGATCTTGCTCCACTAGGCATTCGCGTCAACACTATTGCACCTGGGGTGATGGGAACCCCTATGCTGCTTTCCATGCCAGAAAAAGTTCAAGACGCCCTTTCTGCTAACGTTCAGTTTCCAAAACGCTTAGGCTTACCGGAAGAGTTCGGAAAATTGGTGCTGCATATTGCCGAAAATAATTATTTAAATGGCGAGACCATTCGCTTAGACGGCGGCTTAAGAATGCCGCCAAAATAATTAGCTATATTGGCTATAACAAAAGAGAGCATCATTGTGATGCTCTCTTTTACGAATAGCCTTTATTCGCCGTCGCCACCATTTACCATGAGTGCAATATTATATAGACGATTCACTGCATGATAATTAATGGTGTTTTTAGGGTAACGACCTCGGCTACTTAATGTACCGGCGTCTTGCCCCATTAATACGGCTAAGGCTTCATCTACCGTTTCAACCGTATGAATGTGGAACAAGCCTTTTTTCACCGCATCAATGACCGTGGCATCTAATACCAAATTTATCGCATTCGATTTAGGAATAACCACACCTTGGGTACCGGTTAGACCGCGGTGCTGACATAAATCGAAGAAGCCTTCGATTTTTTCATTCACCCCTCCCACCGCTTGCACTTCACCGTATTGGTTTATCGAACCTGTAATGGCAAGCGTTTGAACGCAGGGAATTTCGGTTAGCGCAGAAATTAATGCTACTAATTCGCCTAATGATGCACTGTCACCATCGATGTGCCCATAAGACTGTTCCAAGGCAATATTGGCCGATAAAGTTAGCGGGAAATGTTGGGCATATTTATAACCCAAATACCCTGTTAACAACATTACGCCTTTGGAGTGAATGGGTTGCCCCAGCTCTACTTCACGTTCAATATCGACTACGCCACTAGCGCCTGCAAATACTGTTGAAGTAATGCGCGCAGGCGTACCAAAGGCGGTATCGCCAATATCTAGCACCGTAAGCCCATTCACTTTACCTATGGCTTTGCCGTCGGTAGCGATAAGCACATGCCCTTCTTTAATATCATTCAGCAAGGTTTGGCTTACTCGCCCTGTTCTGCGTTTTTTGGCACTCAGCGCGGTGCGTAAATGATCAAGCTCTAGGGTTTCGCCACCTGACTTTACACAAAAATAATGGGCTTCGTTTACCAGCTCAATCACTTCGGCAAAATGCGCCGAGAGCTTTTCTTGGTGTTCAGCCATACGCAGTGAATATTCAACTAACCGGCACATGGCATTAGCGGTAATACCGGTTAAATTAAGCGCCAATATGTGTTTGCGCACTTTGCCCACAAAATCGAACAACGCTTGTCGGGTCACCAGTATTTCTAAATCAAAATCGACCAGTACTCGAAATAGCTCATCGAATTCATCATCAAAATCTTGCAAGGTGTAATATAAGTCTCGTGACCCCAGAAGCACAATCTTTACGTTCAAATCGATAGGTTGCGGGTTCAACGTAATGGCATTTACCATGCCTACATCTTGCTGCGGCAAATCCATTTTTAAGCGGCCTGATTTCGCCGCCAGTTTAAGGGTATCCCACACATAAGGCTGTTCTATTAACTGATCCACATCAAGCAGCAAATAACCGCCATTGGCACGATGAAGTGCACCTGGGCGAATCATTCTGTAATTGGTATAAACACTGCCATGAATATTGGTGTATTCAATTTTTCCGAACAGGTTTTGATACGTTGGGTTTGGCTCATAAATTACCGGCGCTGTGTCATCTAAACGATTTGCAACCAATACATTGGGCAAAAATTGCTCTTCTAAGAACAAGCGTTTGTCAAACTCATCATTTTTTTCTTCTTTTTGCTCTTCAGCTAAAATAAGCAAAATAGCATTCACGAGCGCGGTTTTAAGCTGCTTTAAATATTTTAAAATACCTAAATCTGACGCATATTTGTGCTCAAGCACTTTTAATAGCGGCTTGATGCCTTGCTCGGCAGTTTGCTTATCTAGCTCACGCAAGCGCTCTGAATTTTCACGCTTCCACGAAGGTAAACTTAATAAACTTTCACTTAATCTATTTTCTAGCTCATCTATTAAATTATAAAAGAATTGGCGCTTTTCATCGCTCGCGGTAGCAAATTCAGCATCACTAATGGGTTTGCCATCAACAATAGGTGAAAATGTAATGGTGCCGCCATCTTCACTCATGGCCACATCGTTAGCTTTTGCAAAACGTTCTACTGCATCAATAGCGCTATCGTATTTTTGATCGAACTCGCGGGAAATGCTGGTTCTGCGGCGCTGGTAGCCAGGATTGTCAAATGCCACTGGAAAGGTATCAAGCACATCATCAATTAAATGAGTGATATCTTTTTGGAATGCTTTGCCGCCGCCAGGGGGAAAACGAAGGGCTACGGGTTCGCGCTCTTCATCAAAATTATTGATATAACACCAATCATCAGGTGCAGGCAGCACGGCGACTTGGCGTTCAATGTAATCCTTTACCAATGTGAAGCGACCCGTGGCCGGTTCACCCATCACATAAAGGTTATAGCCTTTCGCGTTAATGCCAAGACCAAAAGTTAACGCTTCTCGCGCGCGCTCCTGCCCTATAAAAGTGGCATTTAAGGCTTCATCGTCTTTTAAGGCAGCATTCACTGCTTTTCGATTAATGGTTGGGGTGAGGTCAATTGGATCTAGGGCCATAGTGGTGCTTTCGCCTGGCATAGTGTTCTATTTATTGTGCTTTAGGGTAAGTGAAACCCTATTTAACTAGTGTGTCAAACCCTTATGCTGTAAAGCACTGTTTCAAGCCTCTAATCGGTGAATTAACGAGCAACTACCGCTATTAATTTTTCGTCAGTAAACGATGATGAAGGGAAACCTTTGCCAATACGCTTACTTTTTCAACAAGTAGTCACAAAAAAGTCGTGCTAACCTAGCACTAGCTATTGAGGCTAAGTGTAGCGCTGGGTTATTCTATGCGGCTACATGCAAGTTAAACCTGCAATATTGTGATTCAGCCTAATCGCGACTCACTTCCCCAGAATGAAATTTTCTAGGGAGCAGGTTTCATGAACGTTTTAACTCTAATAATGCGGAAGCCTAAGTTTCATGGCCGAAAATCAGTACAACCCGAAAGATATAGAACAACGTGTTCAGCAATACTGGGAAGAAAATAACTCATTTCAAGCAAATGACGATGTAGAAAAAGAGAAGTTCTACTGTCTCTCTATGTTCCCCTACCCAAGTGGTCGCTTGCATATGGGTCACGTGCGTAACTACACCATTGGTGATGTTATTAGTCGTTATCAGCGCATGCAGGGTAAAAAC encodes:
- the ftsH gene encoding ATP-dependent zinc metalloprotease FtsH, translated to MSDMAKNLILWLVIAVVLMSVFQSFSPGESSKTQTDYTTFLREAEQGNIREVRINNSGEIRGTRRSGETFQTYVPYFDDKLVSDLVKNDVRVYGEPPEEQSFLTSIFISWFPMLLLIGVWIFFMRQMQGGGGRGAMSFGKSKARLLGEDQIKTTFADVAGCDEAKEDVSELVDFLRDPSKFQKLGGKIPKGVLMVGPPGTGKTLLAKAIAGEAKVPFFTISGSDFVEMFVGVGASRVRDMFEQAKKAAPCIIFIDEIDAVGRQRGAGLGGGHDEREQTLNQMLVEMDGFEGHEGIIVIAATNRPDVLDPALLRPGRFDRQVVVGLPDIRGREQILKVHMRKVPVADNVEASVIARGTPGFSGADLANLVNEAALFAARGNKRLVAMEEFEKAKDKIMMGSERKSMVMTEEEKTNTAYHEAGHAIVGRLVPEHDPVYKVSIIPRGRALGVTMYLPEQDKYSHSKQHLESMISSLYGGRIAEEMTLGEAGVTTGASNDIERASDIARKMVTQWGLSSKMGPLLYAEEEGEVFLGRSSSGSIRMSNQTALAIDEEVKDIINRNYARAEKILKDNADILEAMKDALMKYETIDAKQVDDLMERREVRPPSDWDDRRPSDGDKPSGGKPTREGEITNDGVDKPSVGKPGDLPS
- the tpiA gene encoding triose-phosphate isomerase, with the translated sequence MNNNKRKPLVAGNWKMNGNRSLVTTFNDAFENNALDNVDVVICPPALYLSAFSAQAFALGGQDVSHLDNGAHTGDLSADMLSELGCKYAIVGHSERRDDHGESNSLVAEKAKKSIASGLTPIICVGESLDIRESGQVESFIGEQLDALVDGLTVQELSKSVLAYEPVWAIGTGKTASPEQAQDVHEFIRGYFAKVDAELAQGLRILYGGSVKADNAKTLFAQQDVDGGLIGGASLKTEDFISICQAAN
- a CDS encoding GGDEF domain-containing protein, which encodes MQISLRQSLFRTLLGGIFIASLLIVAGVWKSANNLVKQNISQDIAVTEKVLHRLIEDRQAIIKNVSNVLLRSYDFRQAVGTADLPSIQTALESYASRINSDVIALVNLDHTIVASHSALFKPGETLEASTALVAKGYESGFFLINDTLIQLNLYKVEIPTLRYYMIIGVEFDETLLQELKNLVDAEIIITNITDNMPIASTLSPEQVESVLTSDPTPSWVDVTFKQKNTYISREVSLVSMSELPVRITIAVDVSDAFQAFTNIQLSILVLTLVAVLVALGFSMLLARNVSSSVSNLVKAVNRVAGGEYGATLDKPSKLREISELASAVDSMQESIQHREKHIRYQAQHDVLTGLFNRNYVEGYFDGKMSENVNLQVVAITIIGFRTTNDLYGYSNGDNTLKALATRLLRWPGTSARLAGGEILYITDTALDENQLETLKHILEQPVESNLISIPVKVAMAVVSCPQDATNSEELFRKVNIVTDEAIHSNAWCVHYRPELEAKYVRRLTITTELKRALSSNQSELSMVYQPKIDLSTMKVCSMEALIRWNNDTLGFVPPDEFITIAEQAALIEQVTTWVMQQTIADLSYFRQKGYGFTVAMNLSTQDIQNKPLLDKLVSMLTDAALSPDALELEITESDLVADASLAIENLNSLTSRGFHFAIDDFGTGYSSLAYLKNLPVDTIKIDKSFILSLATDDNDKQIVHTVLGLASAFDLKVVAEGVEDEISLNILKEWGCDIAQGFFISRPLAKDALEEWLENSPLGE
- the folP gene encoding dihydropteroate synthase, whose amino-acid sequence is MQFSSHKLDLSRPQVMGILNVTPDSFSDGGKHALLENAVKHAEKMLSQGATLIDVGGESTRPGAAAVSLDEELDRVIPVIEALRANTDCIISVDTSKAEVMTQAVQAGAGLINDVRALQEPGALTAAADANVPVCLMHMQGQPKDMQQQPHYKDVVADVKQFLLARASQCIEAGIKKEQILFDPGYGFGKTLEHNYALVKHLQSIMALGYPVLVGMSRKSMIGNLLNRNVDERLAGSITLATIAAQQGAHIIRVHDVQETADAVNIVNMLTTIE
- the glmM gene encoding phosphoglucosamine mutase; the encoded protein is MGQRKYFGTDGIRGKVGESNINPEFVIKLGWAAGKVLAGRGTNKVLIGKDTRISGYMLESSLEAGLSAAGIDSGLLGPMPTPAIAYLTKTFRSEAGIVISASHNPYYDNGIKFFSADGFKLDDDIELAIEDMLDKPMTCVASDKLGKATRINDAAGRYIEFCKGSFPSDLSLTGLKIVVDCAHGATYHIAPNVLRELGATVVEIGTAPNGLNINEGVGATSMDAIVEKVKETNAHLGFALDGDGDRIMMVDHLGNVIDGDQIVYMIARDALKNGRMQGGVVGTLMSNLGLEIAFSKLGVPFARSKVGDRYVMEMLQQKGWAIGGENSGHILNLATSSTGDGIIAGLQVIAAMLRSDLDLHDLSNGFDMYPQCLVNVRYQDASQDYLAHADVQGAKQEAEAALGKKGRVLLRKSGTEPLIRVMVESDNEGHSSKWAEHIAETVRKVAN
- the rlmE gene encoding 23S rRNA (uridine(2552)-2'-O)-methyltransferase RlmE, translated to MTKKKHSASSKRWLTEHFNDHYVQKAQKQGKRSRAFFKLEEIQQKDKLISPGNTVVDLGAAPGGWSQLASELVGDNGQVIACDILPMDSIVGVDFLQGDFRDEAVLNALLNRIGGNTVDIVLSDMAPNLSGNAAVDQAGSMYLCELALDMCHQVLKPGGGFMIKVFQGEGFDTFLRALRDSFTTIKTRKPDSSRSRSREVYLVALGYKV
- the secG gene encoding preprotein translocase subunit SecG gives rise to the protein MVYEVLLVAYLIVALLLIGFVLIQQGKGADMGASFGSGGSNTVFGSGGSGNFMTRTTAILAGLFFFISLTLGAMTANRESAEDEWDNLEVPAAVEAPVQAPADMDVPVMDSPAVDAATTNDIPTGDAPQAEITEGDVPKSDDSDVPN
- the yhbY gene encoding ribosome assembly RNA-binding protein YhbY; translated protein: MKLSNKQKQFLKGLAHPLKPIVQLGSNGLTEGVVAEIDNALNFHELIKVKVPTDDREEKSLIMDAIVRETKSEKLQVIGHTLILYRPSEERKIQLPK